A window of the Gossypium hirsutum isolate 1008001.06 chromosome A03, Gossypium_hirsutum_v2.1, whole genome shotgun sequence genome harbors these coding sequences:
- the LOC107942196 gene encoding uncharacterized protein At4g17910 isoform X2, producing the protein MDSFPRSLNPNKHLREQFVSNLPGSSMLEVSALLNNVALLMLLRHTFCSQTVNELTLCLTWKDLMLQGQAYHLIGLLRGKILQMFITCLCILAVDFRIYPREYAKTETYGTSLMDLGVGSFVLMNAVTSRQARKIKSSMSWWKAAFKSTTPLLLLGFARLASTLSLDYQVHVGEYGVNWNFFFTLAGVSILTSILNVPAEYSGILGSVILVGYQSWLTNGLNVYLLSNERGTDVISRNKEGIFSLFGYWGMYLVGVQVSYYLFFENHTTKQRSKHETRIRICLLTIMFWILTLLIDRYVERISRRMCNLAYVTWVVAQNLQVLALRLLADNIIGCKTLCLERAFDRNLLASFLVANLLTGLVNLSVDTIFVSPLSAVLILVSYSLTLCFVMVLVDFSGVKYKFW; encoded by the exons ATGGATTCCTTCCCAAGATCTTTGAATCCCAACAAGCACCTAAGAGAACA ATTCGTGAGCAATTTGCCTGGATCTTCCATGCTTGAAGTCTCCGCTCTTTTGAATAATGTAGCT CTTCTAATGCTTTTGCGGCACACTTTCTGCTCTCAAACAGTGAATG AACTTACTCTTTGCCTTACATGGAAGGACCTAATGCTTCAAGGGCAAGCATATCATCTTATAGGGTTGTTACG TGGGAAAATTTTGCAGATGTTTATCACATGCTTGTGTATCTTGGCTGTTGACTTCAGAATATATCCTAGAGAATATGCTAAGACAGAGACTTACGGGACTAGCTTG ATGGACCTTGGAGTTGGCTCCTTTGTGCTAATGAATGCAGTTACTTCACGGCAAGCACGAAAGATCAAATCATCAAT GAGTTGGTGGAAGGCAGCCTTTAAATCTACAACTCCACTACTACTGTTAGGATTTGCTAGACTTGCTTCTACATTGAGTCTGGACTATCAG GTACATGTGGGGGAATATGGAGTCAACTGGAATTTCTTTTTCACACTTGCTGGTGTATCTATCCTTACATCCATTTTAAATGTTCCCGCAGAATATTCTGGAATTCTTGGTTCAGTAATTTTAGTTG GGTACCAAAGTTGGTTGACTAATGGGCTAAATGTTTATCTTCTTTCTAATGAAAGGGGTACGGATGTCATAAGCAGAAACAAGGAGGGAATTTTTAGCTTATTTG GATACTGGGGTATGTATCTTGTTGGTGTTCAGGTCAGCTACTATCTCTTCTTTGAAAATCATACTACCAAGCAGCGAAGCAAGCATGAAACACGAATCAGAATCTGCCTTCTTActattatgttttg GATTTTAACGTTGCTTATAGACAGATATGTTGAAAGAATTTCACGTAGAATG TGCAACCTGGCTTATGTTACTTGGGTGGTGGCTCAAAATCTACAG GTATTAGCACTGCGATTGCTTGCCGATAACATCATCGGGTGCAAAACTTTATGTCTTGAAAGAGCATTTGACCGAAATTTATTGGCTTCCTTTCTTGTG GCAAATCTGCTAACAGGCCTGGTAAATTTATCTGTGGATACCATATTTGTGTCACCATTATCAGCTGTTTTGATCTTGGTTTCTTATTCTTTGACATTGTGTTTTGTCATGGTACTCGTAGATTTTTCTGGggtgaaatataaattttggtaG
- the LOC107942196 gene encoding uncharacterized protein At4g17910 isoform X1 yields MDSFPRSLNPNKHLREQFVSNLPGSSMLEVSALLNNVALLMLLRHTFCSQTVNDACRSLKSYLASVALDYVFIVLPTLLIFTVLAEWVYICMIGLLFLLIFFTAVKRTYSLPYMEGPNASRASISSYRVVTMFITCLCILAVDFRIYPREYAKTETYGTSLMDLGVGSFVLMNAVTSRQARKIKSSMSWWKAAFKSTTPLLLLGFARLASTLSLDYQVHVGEYGVNWNFFFTLAGVSILTSILNVPAEYSGILGSVILVGYQSWLTNGLNVYLLSNERGTDVISRNKEGIFSLFGYWGMYLVGVQVSYYLFFENHTTKQRSKHETRIRICLLTIMFWILTLLIDRYVERISRRMCNLAYVTWVVAQNLQVLALRLLADNIIGCKTLCLERAFDRNLLASFLVANLLTGLVNLSVDTIFVSPLSAVLILVSYSLTLCFVMVLVDFSGVKYKFW; encoded by the exons ATGGATTCCTTCCCAAGATCTTTGAATCCCAACAAGCACCTAAGAGAACA ATTCGTGAGCAATTTGCCTGGATCTTCCATGCTTGAAGTCTCCGCTCTTTTGAATAATGTAGCT CTTCTAATGCTTTTGCGGCACACTTTCTGCTCTCAAACAGTGAATG ATGCTTGTAGGAGTTTAAAGTCTTACCTAGCCTCAGTAGCTTTGGATTATGTCTTCATTGTTCTACCCACACTCTTAATTTTCACT GTTCTAGCAGAGTGGGTATACATATGCATGATTGGGTTATTATTCTTGCTGATCTTCTTTACTGCAGTCAAAAG AACTTACTCTTTGCCTTACATGGAAGGACCTAATGCTTCAAGGGCAAGCATATCATCTTATAGGGTTGTTACG ATGTTTATCACATGCTTGTGTATCTTGGCTGTTGACTTCAGAATATATCCTAGAGAATATGCTAAGACAGAGACTTACGGGACTAGCTTG ATGGACCTTGGAGTTGGCTCCTTTGTGCTAATGAATGCAGTTACTTCACGGCAAGCACGAAAGATCAAATCATCAAT GAGTTGGTGGAAGGCAGCCTTTAAATCTACAACTCCACTACTACTGTTAGGATTTGCTAGACTTGCTTCTACATTGAGTCTGGACTATCAG GTACATGTGGGGGAATATGGAGTCAACTGGAATTTCTTTTTCACACTTGCTGGTGTATCTATCCTTACATCCATTTTAAATGTTCCCGCAGAATATTCTGGAATTCTTGGTTCAGTAATTTTAGTTG GGTACCAAAGTTGGTTGACTAATGGGCTAAATGTTTATCTTCTTTCTAATGAAAGGGGTACGGATGTCATAAGCAGAAACAAGGAGGGAATTTTTAGCTTATTTG GATACTGGGGTATGTATCTTGTTGGTGTTCAGGTCAGCTACTATCTCTTCTTTGAAAATCATACTACCAAGCAGCGAAGCAAGCATGAAACACGAATCAGAATCTGCCTTCTTActattatgttttg GATTTTAACGTTGCTTATAGACAGATATGTTGAAAGAATTTCACGTAGAATG TGCAACCTGGCTTATGTTACTTGGGTGGTGGCTCAAAATCTACAG GTATTAGCACTGCGATTGCTTGCCGATAACATCATCGGGTGCAAAACTTTATGTCTTGAAAGAGCATTTGACCGAAATTTATTGGCTTCCTTTCTTGTG GCAAATCTGCTAACAGGCCTGGTAAATTTATCTGTGGATACCATATTTGTGTCACCATTATCAGCTGTTTTGATCTTGGTTTCTTATTCTTTGACATTGTGTTTTGTCATGGTACTCGTAGATTTTTCTGGggtgaaatataaattttggtaG
- the LOC107942196 gene encoding uncharacterized protein At4g17910 isoform X3, translating into MDSFPRSLNPNKHLREQFVSNLPGSSMLEVSALLNNVALLMLLRHTFCSQTVNDACRSLKSYLASVALDYVFIVLPTLLIFTVLAEWVYICMIGLLFLLIFFTAVKRTYSLPYMEGPNASRASISSYRVVTMFITCLCILAVDFRIYPREYAKTETYGTSLMDLGVGSFVLMNAVTSRQARKIKSSMSWWKAAFKSTTPLLLLGFARLASTLSLDYQVHVGEYGVNWNFFFTLAGVSILTSILNVPAEYSGILGSVILVGYQSWLTNGLNVYLLSNERGTDVISRNKEGIFSLFGYWGMYLVGVQVSYYLFFENHTTKQRSKHETRIRICLLTIMFWILTLLIDRYVERISRRMCNLAYVTWVVAQNLQVSED; encoded by the exons ATGGATTCCTTCCCAAGATCTTTGAATCCCAACAAGCACCTAAGAGAACA ATTCGTGAGCAATTTGCCTGGATCTTCCATGCTTGAAGTCTCCGCTCTTTTGAATAATGTAGCT CTTCTAATGCTTTTGCGGCACACTTTCTGCTCTCAAACAGTGAATG ATGCTTGTAGGAGTTTAAAGTCTTACCTAGCCTCAGTAGCTTTGGATTATGTCTTCATTGTTCTACCCACACTCTTAATTTTCACT GTTCTAGCAGAGTGGGTATACATATGCATGATTGGGTTATTATTCTTGCTGATCTTCTTTACTGCAGTCAAAAG AACTTACTCTTTGCCTTACATGGAAGGACCTAATGCTTCAAGGGCAAGCATATCATCTTATAGGGTTGTTACG ATGTTTATCACATGCTTGTGTATCTTGGCTGTTGACTTCAGAATATATCCTAGAGAATATGCTAAGACAGAGACTTACGGGACTAGCTTG ATGGACCTTGGAGTTGGCTCCTTTGTGCTAATGAATGCAGTTACTTCACGGCAAGCACGAAAGATCAAATCATCAAT GAGTTGGTGGAAGGCAGCCTTTAAATCTACAACTCCACTACTACTGTTAGGATTTGCTAGACTTGCTTCTACATTGAGTCTGGACTATCAG GTACATGTGGGGGAATATGGAGTCAACTGGAATTTCTTTTTCACACTTGCTGGTGTATCTATCCTTACATCCATTTTAAATGTTCCCGCAGAATATTCTGGAATTCTTGGTTCAGTAATTTTAGTTG GGTACCAAAGTTGGTTGACTAATGGGCTAAATGTTTATCTTCTTTCTAATGAAAGGGGTACGGATGTCATAAGCAGAAACAAGGAGGGAATTTTTAGCTTATTTG GATACTGGGGTATGTATCTTGTTGGTGTTCAGGTCAGCTACTATCTCTTCTTTGAAAATCATACTACCAAGCAGCGAAGCAAGCATGAAACACGAATCAGAATCTGCCTTCTTActattatgttttg GATTTTAACGTTGCTTATAGACAGATATGTTGAAAGAATTTCACGTAGAATG TGCAACCTGGCTTATGTTACTTGGGTGGTGGCTCAAAATCTACAG GTATCTGAAGATTGA
- the LOC107942197 gene encoding 31 kDa ribonucleoprotein, chloroplastic, with protein MAALSFPWYPKTLLCPKPTKLCSLASHVSMSTTPLFSHNFSISPLIITHKNLSFTLCSTLQEISFEVETEKTQKPNVKRKLFVLNLPWAFTVDDIKDLFGQYGNVKDVEIIKQTDGKSRNFAFVTMASGDEAQAAVDNLDSHEVSGRIIKVEFAKRLKRPSPASSKPIVLPSRETRHKVYVSNLNWKVRSSHLREFFLTFNPVSARVIFGTPSGQSAGYGFVSFATKEEAEAAISTLNGKELMDRPLRLKFSEKTADEPGDENTGQKEPDDQTEES; from the exons ATGGCAGCACTTTCCTTTCCATGGTACCCTAAAACCCTATTATGTCCCAAACCCACAAAGCTCTGTTCCTTAGCTTCCCATGTATCAATGTCTACTACCCCTCTGTTTTCCCACAATTTCTCAATCTCTCCATTAATCATCACCCATAAAAATCTGAGCTTTACACTCTGTTCTACCCTGCAAGAAATAAGCTTTGAAGTTGAAACAGAGAAAACCCAGAAACCAAATGTGAAAAGAAAGCTCTTTGTCTTGAATTTGCCTTGGGCTTTTACTGTTGATGATATCAAAGATCTCTTTGGCCAATATGGGAATGTTAAAGATGTTGAG ATTATAAAGCAAACAGATGGGAAAAGTAGGAATTTTGCTTTTGTAACTATGGCTTCTGGTGATGAAGCTCAAGCTGCTGTAGATAACCTTGATTCTCAc GAAGTTTCAGGGAGAATTATAAAGGTAGAGTTTGCAAAGAGATTAAAGAGACCTTCACCAGCTTCATCTAAACCGATTGTACTTCCTTCTCGCGAAACACGCCATAAGGTTTACGTATCGAATCTTAATTGGAAAGTCCGGTCGAGTCATCTCCGAGAATTTTTCTTGACCTTCAACCCGGTTTCGGCCAGAGTTATATTCGGTACCCCATCAGGACAGTCTGCAGGGTATGGCTTTGTTTCATTTGCCACAAAAGAAGAGGCTGAAGCTGCAATTTCTACTCTCAATGGGAAG GAATTGATGGACCGGCCACTACGTTTGAAATTCAGTGAGAAAACAGCCGATGAACCCGGAGATGAAAACACGGGACAAAAGGAACCCGATGATCAAACCGAAGAGTCTTAA